The Clostridia bacterium DNA segment GCGGACGAGCGCGGGGCCGTGGTCACCGTGGAGACGCCGGACAACTTCCAGTTGGAGTGGCTCGCGCGCGGCGTCACCATCCGCATGGGGGGTCACGCCCATCTGGTCGACTACCCCATGTCGGGCCGGGAATTCAAGCGCACGGCGGTGCGCGGGACCGTCTCCATGGGACTGGCCATCGGGCGGGCCGTCCTCGAGGCGCGTTCGCGAGGGCGGCATCCGGTGGACGCCGTCCTGGAGGCGACGAGCCGGTCGATCTACGGGCACGGGGTCCGCCTCTTCGAGGGGAAGGTCGTGGACGTCGAGCGGCGGACGCGGGAGGGGTTCGCCGTCGGCCGCGCGTTCCTCCAGGGGCTCGGGCGCGACCAGGGGAGCGCCCTCGAGATCCGGTTCCAGAACGAGAACCTCGTGGCGTTGCGGGACGGGGAGGCCGTCGCCACCGTGCCGGACCTGATCTCCTGCCTCGACAGCGAGACGGGCGTGGCCGTGACGACGGAGCGGATCCGTTACGGACAGCGCGTCACGGTGATCGGCATCCCGACGCCCGAGATCATGCGCTCGGAGCCGGCGCTGGAGGTCTGGGGTCCGAGGGCGTTCGGTTACGACCTGCCGTTCGTCCCGCTGGAGGTGCGCT contains these protein-coding regions:
- a CDS encoding DUF917 domain-containing protein, whose product is MRWVHPEDLEALAIGAAILGTGGGGDPFIGKLMAQQAMRESGPVALIDPEELEDDALVLPTAMMGAPTVMIEKVPEGMEAYRALRAEERRLGRKADATSPIECGGVNSQIPFAVAARAGIPVVDGDGMGRAFPELQMETFHIYGVAGTPAVVADERGAVVTVETPDNFQLEWLARGVTIRMGGHAHLVDYPMSGREFKRTAVRGTVSMGLAIGRAVLEARSRGRHPVDAVLEATSRSIYGHGVRLFEGKVVDVERRTREGFAVGRAFLQGLGRDQGSALEIRFQNENLVALRDGEAVATVPDLISCLDSETGVAVTTERIRYGQRVTVIGIPTPEIMRSEPALEVWGPRAFGYDLPFVPLEVRFRDLYRRWGVPPEKERYLVA